From Apium graveolens cultivar Ventura chromosome 9, ASM990537v1, whole genome shotgun sequence, the proteins below share one genomic window:
- the LOC141685419 gene encoding uncharacterized protein LOC141685419, with amino-acid sequence MAYISTIGCGEGLSSSRPPLFDGTNFATWKTCFRIYARSQGVKVWMEIEDGVLVPMKSIGDELVEKKFSEYNPEKESQMNIADKVEMVLTSALAVKEYKHVNNCKSAQEMWNKLGITYEGTKDIKES; translated from the coding sequence ATGGCGTACATAAGTACGATTGGTTGCGGGGAAGGACTTTCGAGTTCTCGACCACCTctatttgatggcacaaactttGCTACGTGGAAAACGTGTTTTAGAATATACGCGAGATCACAAGGAGTTAAGGTTTGGATGGAGATTGAAGATGGTGTTTTAGTCCCTATGAAAAGCATAGGTGATGAACTTGTCGAGAAGAAATTTAGCGAATATAACCCCGAAAAAGAAAGTCAAATGAACATAGCCGATAAAGTGGAAATGGTCTTGACTAGTGCACTTGCGGTAAAAGAATACAAACATGTTAATAACTGCAAGTCcgcacaagaaatgtggaacaaattaggCATTACTTATGAGGGTACAAAAGATATTAAAGAATCCTGA